In Nasonia vitripennis strain AsymCx chromosome 2, Nvit_psr_1.1, whole genome shotgun sequence, a genomic segment contains:
- the LOC100116025 gene encoding 40S ribosomal protein S25, with amino-acid sequence MPPKKDTKGSSKQPQKTQKKKEGGSGGKAKKKKWSKGKVRDKLNNQVLFDKSTYEKLLKEVPAYKLITPSIVSERLKIRGSLARRALIELQQKGLIKQVVQHHAQLIYTRTTKGDDPAA; translated from the exons CCTCCGAAAAAGGACACGAAGGGGTCTTCTAAGCAACCCCAGAAGACtcagaagaagaaggagggaGGATCAGGTGGAAAAGCTAAGAAGAAG AAGTGGTCCAAGGGAAAAGTTCGTGACAAGTTGAACAACCAGGTGTTGTTCGACAAGAGCACATATGAAAAACTTCTGAAAGAAGTCCCGGCGTATAAGTTAATCACACCTTCAATCGTCAGTGAGCGGTTGAAAATCCGTGGATCTTTGGCCAGGAGGGCACTTATTGAGCTGCAACAGAAGGGTCTTATCAAACAAGTTGTTCAGCACCATGCGCAACTCATCTACACAAGGACCACCAAGGGTGACGATCCAGCTGCGTGA
- the LOC100115217 gene encoding testis-specific serine/threonine-protein kinase 3 → MATLPAHENSEANPKEQHGYVIGKKIGQGTHATVHLADFIDGNTGKKVKLACKIFNRKKALGNFLNTFFVRELEILTKIENPHIIQVHSILKRGPRVFIFMRYAENGDLLEFIRQTGPVPENQAKLWFRQITSGLQYLHKMNIAHRDLKCENILLSRKFHVKLADFGFARYCVNQDGRRVLSHTYCGSAAYAAPEIVANIPYNPKLADVWSLGVILFIMLNAAMPFEELEHLHKLLKDQMNKNWSFRAKVQDAVSIQAKAIVSQLLEPDITLRLTVDRILSHKWLCAKRSNANSGKHSQSNQSSQNQDNGAGAASSTTCSGLETKNRPPSMKIGRKPFKQSSSAQPQKNNPKTLQ, encoded by the exons ATGGCCACGTTACCTGCTCATGAAAATTCTGAAGCAAATCCAAAAGAGCAACATGGATACGTTATTGGCAAAAAAATTGGACAG ggcACGCATGCAACTGTTCACTTAGCAGATTTTATTGATGGCAATACCGGGAAGAAAGTAAAATTGGCatgcaaaattttcaacagAAAGAAAGCCCTAGGAAATTTTCtcaatactttttttgttcgcGAACTTGAAATTCTtacaaaaatagaaaatcCTCACATTATTCAG GTGCACAGTATTCTTAAAAGAGGACCAAGAGTCTTTATTTTCATGCGCTATGCTGAAAATGGTGACCTACTAGAATTCATTCGCCAAACAGGGCCTGTACCGGAGAACCAAGCCAAACTATGGTTCAGACAAATAACATCTGGTCTGCAGTATCTTCACAAAATGAACATAGCTCACCGAGATTTGAAGTGTGAAAACATTCTCTTATCAAGAAAATTCCATGTAAAACTTGCAGATTTTGGCTTTGCTAGATATTGTGTGAACCAAGATGGTCGAAGAGTACTGAGTCATACCTACTGTGGTTCAGCTGCTTACGCCGCGCCAGAAATAGTTGCCAATATTCCCTACAATCCTAAGCTAGCCGATGTCTGGTCTCTTGGCGTCATCCTCTTCATAATGCTGAATGCTGCTATGCCCTTTGAAGAACTCGAGCATTTGCATAAACTTCTCAAAGATCAGATGAATAAAAATTGGTCATTTCGAGCTAAAGTTCAGGATGCTGTATCCATTCAAGCTAAAGCTATTGTCAGTCAGTTACTAGAACCAGACATAACATTGAGACTGACTGTGGATAGGATATTGTCACATAAGTGGCTTTGCGCAAAAAGAAGCAATGCCAACTCTGGAAAACATTCACAGTCCAATCAATCTAGTCAAAATCAA GATAATGGAGCTGGGGCTGCAAGCTCAACGACATGTTCGGGATTGGAGACGAAAAATCGGCCGCCATCTATGAAAATTGGACGAAAACCATTTAAACAAAGCAGTAGCGCTCAACCTCAGAAAAACAATCCAAAAACATTGCAATAA